A genome region from Panicum virgatum strain AP13 chromosome 4K, P.virgatum_v5, whole genome shotgun sequence includes the following:
- the LOC120703762 gene encoding protein NRT1/ PTR FAMILY 4.6-like isoform X1: MEDGGAERWEGYVDWRNRPAIRGRHGGMLAASFVLVVEVLENLAFLANASNLVRYLMGFMHYSPLQSATTVTNFMGTAFLLALLGGFLSDAFFTTYTIYIVSAFIEFMGLVILTVQARTPHLMPPPCAAAAKAPCTPVSGARKAMLFAGLYLTALGVGGIKGSLPSHGAEQFDEHAPRGRKARSTFFNYFVFCLSCGALVAVTLAVWVEDNRGWQWGFGISTIAILLSVPVFAAGSGLYRNKVPTGSPLTTIARVLAAAALAHRCRGGAQSASNGAVIDRAPSPTGSTDMKDYCKPGDMMGIAAAAAAATEPAEPSRELAFLNRAVRCHDEDQQPQQNGRRLLACKVQEVEDVKIVLMVLPIFFSTIMLNCCLAQLSTFSVEQAATMDTRVGGLTVPPASLPVFPVTFIILLAPVYDHAIVPFARRVTGTEMGISHLQRIGTGLVLSIVAMAVAAAVEVKRKNVAADAGMLDSPKPLPISFFWIAFQYLFLGSADLFTLAGLLEFFFSEAPSRMRSLATSLSWASLALGYYLSSVLVSIVNSATGRGGHRPWLQGASLNHYHLERFYWVMCVLSTLNYLFFLFWAIRYKYRNAGVIKG, from the exons ATG gaggacggcggcgcggagcggtgGGAGGGGTACGTGGACTGGCGGAACCGGCCGGCGATCAGGGGCCGGCACGGCGGCATGCTCGCGGCGTCCTTCGTGCTCG TGGTGGAGGTGCTGGAGAACCTGGCGTTCCTGGCGAACGCGAGCAACCTGGTGAGGTACCTGATGGGGTTCATGCACTACTCGCCGTTGCAGTCGGCGACGACGGTGACCAACTTCATGGGCACGGCGTTCCTGCTCGCGCTCCTCGGCGGCTTCCTCTCCGACGCCTTCTTCACCACCTACACCATCTACATCGTCAGCGCCTTCATCGAGTTCATG GGGCTGGTGATCCTGACGGTCCAGGCGCGGACGCCGCACCtgatgccgccgccgtgcgccgccgccgccaaggcgcCGTGCACGCCCGTGTCGGGGGCCCGGAAGGCGATGCTGTTCGCGGGGCTGTACCTGACGGCGCTGGGCGTGGGCGGGATCAAGGGCTCCCTGCCCTCCCACGGCGCCGAGCAGTTCGACGAGCACGCGCCGCGGGGCCGCAAGGCCCGCTCCACCTTCTTCAACTACTTCGTCTTCTGCCTCTCCTGCGGCGCGCTCGTCGCCGTCACCCTCGCCGTCTGGGTCGAGGACAACAGGGGCTGGCAGTGGGGCTTCGGCATCTCCACCATCGCCATCCTGCTCTCCGTCCCGGTCTTCGCCGCCGGCTCCGGCCTCTACCGGAACAAGGTGCCCACGGGGAGCCCGCTCACCACCATCGCCagggtcctcgccgccgccgccctcgcgcaccgctgccgcggcggcgcgcagagcGCCAGCAACGGCGCCGTCATCGACCGCGCGCCCAGCCCCACGGGGAGCACCGACATGAAGGACTATTGCAAGCCCGGCGACATGATggggatcgccgccgccgccgcggcggccaccgAGCCGGCCGAGCCGTCGCGGGAGCTCGCGTTCCTCAACCGCGCCGTGCGGTGCCACGACGAGGaccagcagccgcagcagaaCGGGCGGCGCCTCCTCGCGTGCAAGGTGCAGGAGGTGGAGGACGTCAAGATCGTGCTCATGGTGCTGCCCATCTTCTTCTCCACCATCATGCTCAACTGCTGCCTGGCGCAGCTGTCCACCTTCTCCGTCGAGCAGGCGGCCACCATGGACACGCGCGTCGGCGGGCTCACCGTGCCGCCCGCCTCGCTCCCCGTGTTCCCGGTCACCTTCATCATCCTCCTCGCGCCCGTCTACGACCACGCCATCGTCCCCTTCGCGCGCCGCGTCACGGGCACCGAGATGGGCATCAGCCACCTCCAGCGCATCGGCACCGGGCTCGTCCTCTCCATCGTCGCCatggcggtggccgccgccgtcgaggtgAAGCGCAAGAACgtggccgccgacgccggcaTGCTCGACTCGCCCAAGCCGCTGCCCATCAGCTTCTTCTGGATCGCGTTTCAGTACCTATTCCTTGGGTCCGCCGACCTGTTCACGCTGGCGGGGCTCCTCGAGTTCTTCTTCAGCGAGGCGCCGTCGCGGATGCGCTCGCTCGCGACGTCGCTGTCGTGGGCGTCGCTGGCGCTGGGCTACTACCTCAGCTCCGTGCTCGTGTCCATCGTGAACAGCGCgacggggcgcggcggccaccGGCCGTGGCTGCAGGGTGCCAGCCTGAACCACTACCACCTCGAGCGGTTCTACTGGGTCATGTGCGTGCTCAGCACCCTCAACTACCTCTTCTTCCTGTTCTGGGCGATCAGGTACAAGTACAGAAACGCAGGGGTCATAAAAGGGTAA
- the LOC120703762 gene encoding protein NRT1/ PTR FAMILY 4.6-like isoform X2, translated as MPALRARTGPSSSSARSGLALVSEEAVVEVLENLAFLANASNLVRYLMGFMHYSPLQSATTVTNFMGTAFLLALLGGFLSDAFFTTYTIYIVSAFIEFMGLVILTVQARTPHLMPPPCAAAAKAPCTPVSGARKAMLFAGLYLTALGVGGIKGSLPSHGAEQFDEHAPRGRKARSTFFNYFVFCLSCGALVAVTLAVWVEDNRGWQWGFGISTIAILLSVPVFAAGSGLYRNKVPTGSPLTTIARVLAAAALAHRCRGGAQSASNGAVIDRAPSPTGSTDMKDYCKPGDMMGIAAAAAAATEPAEPSRELAFLNRAVRCHDEDQQPQQNGRRLLACKVQEVEDVKIVLMVLPIFFSTIMLNCCLAQLSTFSVEQAATMDTRVGGLTVPPASLPVFPVTFIILLAPVYDHAIVPFARRVTGTEMGISHLQRIGTGLVLSIVAMAVAAAVEVKRKNVAADAGMLDSPKPLPISFFWIAFQYLFLGSADLFTLAGLLEFFFSEAPSRMRSLATSLSWASLALGYYLSSVLVSIVNSATGRGGHRPWLQGASLNHYHLERFYWVMCVLSTLNYLFFLFWAIRYKYRNAGVIKG; from the exons ATGCCGGCCCTCCGTGCACGGACCggaccctcctcctcctctgcacGCTCTGGCCTCGCTCTGGTCTCTGAAGAAGCAG TGGTGGAGGTGCTGGAGAACCTGGCGTTCCTGGCGAACGCGAGCAACCTGGTGAGGTACCTGATGGGGTTCATGCACTACTCGCCGTTGCAGTCGGCGACGACGGTGACCAACTTCATGGGCACGGCGTTCCTGCTCGCGCTCCTCGGCGGCTTCCTCTCCGACGCCTTCTTCACCACCTACACCATCTACATCGTCAGCGCCTTCATCGAGTTCATG GGGCTGGTGATCCTGACGGTCCAGGCGCGGACGCCGCACCtgatgccgccgccgtgcgccgccgccgccaaggcgcCGTGCACGCCCGTGTCGGGGGCCCGGAAGGCGATGCTGTTCGCGGGGCTGTACCTGACGGCGCTGGGCGTGGGCGGGATCAAGGGCTCCCTGCCCTCCCACGGCGCCGAGCAGTTCGACGAGCACGCGCCGCGGGGCCGCAAGGCCCGCTCCACCTTCTTCAACTACTTCGTCTTCTGCCTCTCCTGCGGCGCGCTCGTCGCCGTCACCCTCGCCGTCTGGGTCGAGGACAACAGGGGCTGGCAGTGGGGCTTCGGCATCTCCACCATCGCCATCCTGCTCTCCGTCCCGGTCTTCGCCGCCGGCTCCGGCCTCTACCGGAACAAGGTGCCCACGGGGAGCCCGCTCACCACCATCGCCagggtcctcgccgccgccgccctcgcgcaccgctgccgcggcggcgcgcagagcGCCAGCAACGGCGCCGTCATCGACCGCGCGCCCAGCCCCACGGGGAGCACCGACATGAAGGACTATTGCAAGCCCGGCGACATGATggggatcgccgccgccgccgcggcggccaccgAGCCGGCCGAGCCGTCGCGGGAGCTCGCGTTCCTCAACCGCGCCGTGCGGTGCCACGACGAGGaccagcagccgcagcagaaCGGGCGGCGCCTCCTCGCGTGCAAGGTGCAGGAGGTGGAGGACGTCAAGATCGTGCTCATGGTGCTGCCCATCTTCTTCTCCACCATCATGCTCAACTGCTGCCTGGCGCAGCTGTCCACCTTCTCCGTCGAGCAGGCGGCCACCATGGACACGCGCGTCGGCGGGCTCACCGTGCCGCCCGCCTCGCTCCCCGTGTTCCCGGTCACCTTCATCATCCTCCTCGCGCCCGTCTACGACCACGCCATCGTCCCCTTCGCGCGCCGCGTCACGGGCACCGAGATGGGCATCAGCCACCTCCAGCGCATCGGCACCGGGCTCGTCCTCTCCATCGTCGCCatggcggtggccgccgccgtcgaggtgAAGCGCAAGAACgtggccgccgacgccggcaTGCTCGACTCGCCCAAGCCGCTGCCCATCAGCTTCTTCTGGATCGCGTTTCAGTACCTATTCCTTGGGTCCGCCGACCTGTTCACGCTGGCGGGGCTCCTCGAGTTCTTCTTCAGCGAGGCGCCGTCGCGGATGCGCTCGCTCGCGACGTCGCTGTCGTGGGCGTCGCTGGCGCTGGGCTACTACCTCAGCTCCGTGCTCGTGTCCATCGTGAACAGCGCgacggggcgcggcggccaccGGCCGTGGCTGCAGGGTGCCAGCCTGAACCACTACCACCTCGAGCGGTTCTACTGGGTCATGTGCGTGCTCAGCACCCTCAACTACCTCTTCTTCCTGTTCTGGGCGATCAGGTACAAGTACAGAAACGCAGGGGTCATAAAAGGGTAA